ACTAGGCACAAAGGAGTTTTTAGAATTCTTAATCGGTAAGCTTGGGAGCTTCTATAATAATGAAAAGAAATTGCAAGAGATGTGGAGCAATGCAGAAAATAGAGACACTTTTTTAAAAAGTCTTGCAAATGAGGGTATAGATAGTGAGGTGTTAGAGAATCTAAAAGAGATTTTTGAGCGAAAAGATTGCGATATTTATGATATTTTTGCACATATTAGCTTTAATAGCGAGATAGTCTCACGCAGTGAGCGGGTGCCAAGTGTGAAAAATAGTGGCTTTTTATCAAAATTCCACAAAGAAAGGGCAATAAAGCTTATAGAATTTTTGCTTGGATATTATAAAGAGCATGGGATTAATGATTTTAACAATCTTGGCAGACTGCTGGAGCTTAGCTCACTTGGTAAGGCATATGAGATAACAGAGGACTTTGGCGGAATCCCTATGCTAAGAAGTAGTATAGAGGAGTTGCAGAGGAAAATCTACGCAGGGTAAAAATATGGAAAAAGAAATGATAAATACTTATGTAAAAAATCCTGACAATGATAATTTTGTTATGATTTTGGATGAAACTCTATGTCATCAATATCATCATTTTTTACTATCTATTTCAAATCAATTTGAAAGCAAAAAATGGAAAATGAAAAATTTTAGAAATTTTATTATTACTAATTTAAAAGAATGTGCTCTAACAGAACAAGAAAGGCAAAGTTTAGCAGGCAAAGAAGGCGAAATTTTAGATAAAGCTATCTCAAAACTAAAAATAGATTACAAAAGTGGAGAGATAGGAGAAATTTTCCTCCATGGTATTATGAGGGAATATTATAATGCTCTACCTATTGTGCCTAAGATTTTTCATAAACAAAATCGCAATATGGAAGTATTCGGATTTGATAGCGTTCATCTAACTATAGAAAACCAAGAATGCCATTTGTGGCTAGGCGAATCAAAGCTATACGATAATTTAAATGGAGCTATAACAAATGTTATAAAATCTATAAAAGATAATTTAAGTGACGAAATTATTCTTAATGAAGCTAGAATAATTGCAAATCCACATGAATTAGATAATCTAGCAGAACATCATAACATTCAGACAAGCACATTGACAAGTTTCAAGCAAATTATTAATGGGAATATTAAACTTGATAGATTAAAAGGCATTTTGCATGTGCCAATATCTATTATTTACGATTGTGATCATACAAAAAGCATCGAGGAAATTACCGATGATTATAAGACAATGATAAAAAACTTTCATAAGAAAAAGGGGAATAAAATATCAGAGGAAATTAAAAAACTTTCAAATGAAATTGCATATATCGATAGAATAAAATTTCACATAATTTTATTTCCTGTTCCTGACAAGAAGGAAATTGTGAGCAAAATAAATCAAATTTTTGAGAGTTACAAAAACGCTAGCTAACGAACAAATTTTTGATAAATGTGTAAAGATATATGAAAATCTAAATGATAACAACAATGAAGCAGAAGCTAAGGAAAAGCTTTTGTATTTACTTAATGAAATTCAAGATAAAGCTTTATATCCGCCTATACTAAATCATCTTATCAGACAATTTGGATTATATCCTTATATGAATCAAGCCACTTCAATTTTAACAGATAGATTCTTGCTAGAATGCTTTAAAACAGATATTGGAGAAAGTGAACCAATGGTTTTACATAGAGAGCAATCAAGGGTTTTAAAAAGACTTCTAAGTAATGAAAGCCTTATTCTTTCTGCTCCAACAAGTTTTGGCAAAAGCTTCATTATCGATGCCCTAATAGCCATGAAAAAACCAAAAAATATATTAATTATTGTCCCTACTATTTCTTTATTGGATGAAGCTAGAAGAAGACTAATAAGGAAATTTTATAACTATAACATAATCACAACTACCCAGCAAACCAATTTAAGAAATAACAATATCTTTATTTTTTCTCCAGAAAGAGCAGTTGAATATTTTCCATTTATTAACAAAGAAAATATAAAGCTTGATTTTTTTATTGTTGATGAGTTTTATAAAATATCAAAGGAATACGAAAATGAAAGATTTGCTCCATTGCAAAATGCCATTTTAAAATATACAGGTATTTCTAATCAAAGATATTATATTTGCCCTAATATAGATAAGATAAAAAATGAAAATAGTATTCTTTGCAAAGGAATGGAATTTGAATGCCTTAACTTCAACACTGTTTTTATTCATATTAATAAATGCTATAAGGATGAGGACTTTAAAAAAGAAGAAAAAATTCTAGAGATAATAAAAAAAGATGAAAAAACTCTAGTTTATACCCAAAGTCAAAGCAATATAAAGAAAGTTTGCGAAATCTTGGTGGAAAACGCCATTATAGAAAATTCAAATGCTTTATTGGAAAATTTTGCAAAATGGTTATCAAAACATTATGGAGAACACTACCTTAATGATACACTAAAAATTAGCGTGGGAATACATCATGGAAAGCTTCATAGATGTCTATCACAATTGCAAGTAAGATTATTTGAAGAAAAAGATTTACTAAAAACCATTGTTTCTACATCTTCTTTAATAGAGGGGGTTAATATTCCAGCAAAAAATCTTATTTTATGGGATAAAAAAATGGAACAAAAAATATAAATCATTTTACTTATAAAAATATTATAGGTAGAAGCGGAAGAATGTTTAAATATTTTATAGGTGAGGTATATTTATTTGAATCTCTAAATGAAGATAATAATCAAGAAAAGATACTAGATGTAGAAATTAAATCAGAATCCCTATCTATTAACGATGAGATAAATAATGAAATTCCTCATAATATACAGGTGGAAGTTGAGAATAATCAACTAGAAATAATAAAATTAATAGGAAGGGATAAATTCAATTTACTCAAAAAAGAAGCATTATTAAAAAACGATTTAAAAGTTATTAAAAAAATAATTCAGGTATTGCAAAGCGAAGATTTTAATAGTGAAATTTTTACACATTTATTTAATGATGAACCAAATAAATGGTAAATAATAACTTTCAAGGAAGTGTGCTAAGTCGTTTGAAAGACAATGAATCTAGTATTGTAATACTAATGCAAAGGTTGGGCGATGAGGATTTATGTGGGTATTTGCTAAATGAAAGAAATGTAAGTAAGAGCATAATAGAATCCTGGAGAATCTTAAAACTACAAGCTATAAACGAAAAGGAAGAAATTTACAAAATAGGAAGCTTTAGCTATAAAAGAGAGGCAAGAGAACCACTCTTTAAAGATAGACACACGCTTGAAGAGCTAGAGATATTGAAACAAGAAATGGGAGAAGATGACTTCCAAACACAAATGCAACAAGAGCCACAAGCAAGGGAGAGTGGATACTTTGATATATCTAACTTCACTCCTATTGCGTCATATGAGCTAGATGGGTGTAATGACTATATCTTTATTGACAATGCCGAATCTCTAAGTCTAAAGGCAGATGATAGAGCTATTGTTGTTGTTGGAGTTGATAGCTTTGATTCTCTACCAAGATATACTCTTAAAGACTGCATAGCAGGAATCTTTGATGAAGAGGCAATGTGCAATAATATAATTGAAATGGCATTAAAGTATAGAGATTCTAAAATATTTATAGAAGGTGCTGGTGGTGGGCTAATGCTATATCGACTATTGCAAAAAGAAGTGCTAAAGGTAAATGAGAGACTAAAAAGAGATAGCAAATCTCCAATAACAAACCAAATAGAAACATATCCAACAATAAAAGAAATCTCCAAAATGCAAAAAATATCAAGTATGAAACCATATCTAAATACTGGCTATCTAAGATACCTAAGCACTGCACTAGGAGTAGATAAGGTAAAAAAGCAACTAGCTTCCTTTAACCCAGAGAAACCACATAGGAAAAACGACTGCATAGACGCACTAAGCACAGCATTATATTTCAAAGAATGCAAACCAAAAATAACAAGCAAGATAGAAAATGGTCAAAGAATTCCACAAAGAATGCTAAAAGCACAAGGTAGAATTTGGAGGATATAATCTTGTATTTAAATATGCTAAAAATCACTGCTTAAGGAAAATCTCCTTAAGCCACCTTTAATAAATAGGTGTTGATATCAAGCAAATTAATGCTATAATCAAAATGATTTTGAACATAAAGAAAATCCTCCTTTCGTGGAGCGATTCTCTTAGTGAAGCCTCGAACTCTTCACTAAGAGTTACAAACTTCACGGCAAATTATAATCAAATCTTACTTAGAGTGCCTTAGAATCGTGGTTTGTTGCTTATAATTTAAACTCTTTAGCAGAAGCTGATATTTTTAGAGAAGCTATTTCTTTGTTCTTTCTAGCTTCTAAATTTACTAATTCTTCTTTTAGCTTTTCTATCTCTTCTCTATTTGCTTTTGACTCTTCAACCCTCCTCCTTTCTGCCTTGTCTAGTGCGTCGTCTTTTTGTTTTATCTCTCTTAGTTTGCTTTGCAATTCTTTGTCCTTGTGTCTTCCCATAAGAAATACACCAATAATACTCCCAATAACAACGCCAAAACCAAAATTCCCATCGCTAAGCATAAGATTTATAAATTCTACATGGTCCATAATAACTCCTAAAAATATCACCTTAATTATAGCCTTTTGGTGGAGTGGCAAAAAAGGGGGAAATTATCCCTTACAACCTATCTTTAAAACTCCTAAAATGCAAAGCAAAAAGGAGCAAGTAATGAAAGAAACAATAGAAAAAATAATAGAGCATACAGCAATAAGCGAAGGGTTTGTCGAGCATGTGTATAAATGCCCTGCTGGATATGATACGATAGGATATGGTAGGAACATAGAAGCAAACCCACTAAGCGAAGATGAAAAGAAAATGCTAGAGAACGGCAAAGTAAGTAAGGAAGTAGCAAAAGAGTGGCTAAGAAGTGAGCTAGAGAGATGTTATAAGCAGTTAGATTCTAATTTTGCTTGGTTTAAGAGCTTAGATACTGCAAGAAAAGGTGCATTATGTGATATGGTGTATAATCTAGGCTTTAGAGGGTTTTGCACTTTTAAAAACACAATTAAAGCAATAGAAGCTAGAAACTGGAATAAAGTAGCACAAGGGCTAGAGAGTAGCAAATGGTATAGACAAGTAGGCGTTAGAAGCAGAAAAATAGTAGAAATAATTAAAAGTGGAGAGATAAAATGACTGCTTGGCAAAAGAGCAAAAGCACCTTAGGCTATGGTGGTGCAACGCTAAATAGCGGAATAACTCCTATTCAAAACTATATAAATGGCGGTTGGCAAGATACATTAAAAGGAGTTAGCACACTTGATACAGCAAAAAGTGGTGGTCTCTTTAGCAATATTTATGGGAATCTAAAAGGATTTAACGACAAGCTTGGAGGACTAGGAAATATAGGTAGCACAATAGGAGGTGTGGCAAATATTGCTGGTGGTATTGCTGGGTTTTACAACGCTAGAAAATCACTAAAAGAACAAAAAAGAGCAAATAACTTACTAGAACAACAATGGAGAGAACAAAGTGCAATGTATAAAGAAGATAGAGCTAGAGAGCAAGAAGCACACAAGGCTATAAATGATTCTGCAAAGCACTTTGTATTGTGAAATAGATTATCCATATGAATCTAATGACTGCTATGTTGTTGATAAATATGATAATAAACACAGAAAGCTAAAGCTACAAAGAGGGATTAACTTGCTTAGAGTTTTGGAGAGTGGGCTATTTTACAAAGATAGCTTAGGAAATAAATTTTTAGTTTATCCTTGTGAAGGTAGCTTAAGTTTTGAGATTGCCAAGAAGTGCTTGGACTTTAGTGAGCTTGATGTGAGTTTTTTGGATTATTTTTGTGCTAAGCTAGAGCACGATAAAAATGCAACCAATAAAGACAGAAAGCTAGTAGAATTGTTCTTAGAATGCTTTGAGCTTGGAGTGTATCCAAATGGTTTTTTAAGACTGCAAAGAGAACTTTTAGGAGTAGAAGATGAGACGACACAACAATGATGGTGGGCAATATCTAGCATTAATGGCTCAAAATATGCAAAATATAGCTAAAGAGAGGGATAGGGCTACTAGTTCTCTTTTTGGTGGGTTTGCCTCCTTTGGAGAAGCGTTAGAAAAAATAGATGAAAGATCTAGGCTAAAGGAAAATGATGAATTCCAAAAGCAAAGAGCACTAGAACAACAAAAAATGCAACAAGAAGCATTTAAGCTCCAAAGAGAATCCTTTGACTTCCAAAAAGAACAAGAGAAAAACAGGCTAAAACAACAAGAGTGGCAAAACAACTTCGTTTTAAAGCAGTTTAACGCTAGAAATGAACTAAATCCACTGCAAAGAGAACAATATAGAAGTATGAAACTAGATAATGATATACTCCAAAGAGGCTATGAGGAGTATATGGGATTACAAAGTAGTAGCAACTCACCTATCTCTAGCTATATATCACAGCAGGAAAATGTAAGCGATACAACAGAGGCTAACACAACTACACAAAGAGAGCCACTTGCTAGAAATGAACATATAGCACAAAGCACACAAAGAGATACACAAAATGCAATGGAGAAAATGTGGAGCAATACACCAAAGATAAAAAATAAAAATCTTAAAACTAATAGTGGATATGAGGGGGAAGCAGGTAAAAGTAATACACTAAGTGTATTGCAAAATACGCAAGTAATACAGCCTCAAAAACCACAACCTAGTTTTTTTATGCAACATTTTATGAATAATTATAAATTAAATAATGAAATAAATACCAAACAAACACATGAAAATATAACTTCACAAAATAAGACTTTAATTAGTACAGAGGTAGCATTTAGAAATATCCTATCTTTTATGCCACTGCTCGAAGAAAATAGTGGAGTAACTCCAGGCTTGAATAGATTTATAGCTAACCTAACTGGTGATATTATTGATTTGGAAACTCAAGAAGAATACTTTAAGAATAGAAATAATGCTGTTATCATAGGTTTGGCAAAAATGTTTTACAATAGTGATACTGGGGGCAAAAAAATACCAAATCTTGAAAAAGATTATCTTTTAAAGTATGGTGATTATGCAGCGAATATAGGAAAAGTAAAGGGTATGGTAACGCAGGTATACCATGAATATGTCACTAATCTTTCTAAATTGCAAGGTGGTGATCCAAGCCAAAGAGCAATGCTAAATAACATAAAAGCACTCAAAGATTATTTAGAGAAAACACCAGCAGAAGAGCTGCAATTAGCGGAGGTATCAGAAGAAATAGCAAAAAAAATTGAACCATTTTAACAGAATAGTAAATAATCTTTACAGAAAATGCCAGTATTGTTATAATATGGCTTTTGTGAGAGGGGCTATATTGAAGTTTATTTACTTTTTAAATGTTGTTATTTTGGTTTTTGTGTTTTTTATTTTTAATAGATTTGATTCCTATGATGATAAATTTAAAACACTTATTAGTGAAGGAAGAATAAATAAAAATGTTGAGATTTTTATGCGTGCGGAATGGAGTGAATTAGATAACATTCGCTTTGATGTATTCAATATTGAAAGTTCTTTACACGCTCAAGATAATGTATTAAAAAATCTAGAACGCTATCATAGTTTTACAAATACGATAAGGAGAAACTTAGAAAAGCGTGGAATAGTAGAAATTTCAGAGTTTAATAATGCATTTTTAAACGCACATTTTGCCTCTTTGGATGCCATATTGAAGGATGGTTGGTATAATTATTATGAACAATATGATTTGACTAGAAGCAAAGCTGAGAATATAGCACAGGT
The Helicobacter ibis DNA segment above includes these coding regions:
- a CDS encoding glycoside hydrolase family protein — its product is MKETIEKIIEHTAISEGFVEHVYKCPAGYDTIGYGRNIEANPLSEDEKKMLENGKVSKEVAKEWLRSELERCYKQLDSNFAWFKSLDTARKGALCDMVYNLGFRGFCTFKNTIKAIEARNWNKVAQGLESSKWYRQVGVRSRKIVEIIKSGEIK
- a CDS encoding DEAD/DEAH box helicase translates to MRVTKTLANEQIFDKCVKIYENLNDNNNEAEAKEKLLYLLNEIQDKALYPPILNHLIRQFGLYPYMNQATSILTDRFLLECFKTDIGESEPMVLHREQSRVLKRLLSNESLILSAPTSFGKSFIIDALIAMKKPKNILIIVPTISLLDEARRRLIRKFYNYNIITTTQQTNLRNNNIFIFSPERAVEYFPFINKENIKLDFFIVDEFYKISKEYENERFAPLQNAILKYTGISNQRYYICPNIDKIKNENSILCKGMEFECLNFNTVFIHINKCYKDEDFKKEEKILEIIKKDEKTLVYTQSQSNIKKVCEILVENAIIENSNALLENFAKWLSKHYGEHYLNDTLKISVGIHHGKLHRCLSQLQVRLFEEKDLLKTIVSTSSLIEGVNIPAKNLILWDKKMEQKI
- a CDS encoding HamA C-terminal domain-containing protein, producing the protein MEKEMINTYVKNPDNDNFVMILDETLCHQYHHFLLSISNQFESKKWKMKNFRNFIITNLKECALTEQERQSLAGKEGEILDKAISKLKIDYKSGEIGEIFLHGIMREYYNALPIVPKIFHKQNRNMEVFGFDSVHLTIENQECHLWLGESKLYDNLNGAITNVIKSIKDNLSDEIILNEARIIANPHELDNLAEHHNIQTSTLTSFKQIINGNIKLDRLKGILHVPISIIYDCDHTKSIEEITDDYKTMIKNFHKKKGNKISEEIKKLSNEIAYIDRIKFHIILFPVPDKKEIVSKINQIFESYKNAS